A part of Periplaneta americana isolate PAMFEO1 chromosome 17, P.americana_PAMFEO1_priV1, whole genome shotgun sequence genomic DNA contains:
- the LOC138693151 gene encoding zinc finger protein 235-like isoform X2, which translates to MDVIKIEPDADTLGLQPHVDTYEIGENNTLSEEVTGMKTECVDHSCDLTSQIKVEDTAVAISFPVVKSEVDEDLFDVDRVQQEVEVSSKEDEVLTNSILDIVEKRVPQEHAGIDREEDKLTQYGNSKPDSSDINDINRNTIKCNKCNEVFVTPESMKVHFHIHTIKKSFKCEVCGKRFSKLRDKRKHALLHRGEVPFHCDVCGKCFTQSWNFKRHARIHAIDRPFKCEACRVSFSQLGHLKIHLRIHRDRRSFKCKICGKCFCDSTNFNKHSLTHSFKCDVCGKSFLQLGHLKDHVRIHTGEKPFKCEVCAKGFSQMVHLKKHLRIHTGERPFKCEVCGKCFADSGNLNKHLRIHSGVRPFKCVVCGKCFSDSGNLNKHAQFHTGVKPFKCNVCGKSFSQLGHLKYHLRVHTGVRPFKCDMCGKLFSQLGHLRYHMRIHTNERPFKCEDCGKGFSHLATFNKHVPIHTDVRPFNCDVCGKGFLHLGHLNLHIRIHTHEKPLKCKECGKSFLELTRLKDHLRIHNSERPLKCKVCDVGISSTCRTESNTRT; encoded by the exons GAAGTGACAGGCATGAAGACAGAATGCGTGGACCACAGCTGTGATCTCACATCACAGATAAAAGTCGAAGACACTGCAGTGGCTATCAGCTTTCCTGTGGTGAAgtctgaagttgat GAAGATTTGTTCGATGTGGACAGAGTTCAGCAGGAAGTGGAAGTATCTTCAAAAGAGGATGAAGTGTTGACTAACAG CATTTTGGATATTGTTGAGAAGAGAGTGCCACAAGAACATGCCGGCATCGATCGTGAAGAAGACAAATTGACGCAGTACGGTAACAGCAAACCAGACTCTTCAGACATTAACGACATAAACCGTAATACTATCAAGTGTAATAAATGCAACGAGGTTTTTGTAACCCCAGAATCTATGaaagttcactttcacatacaCACAATAAAAAAGTCGTTCAAATGTGAAGTCTGTGGGAAGCGTTTCTCGAAATTGAGGGACAAAAGGAAACATGCACTCCTGCACAGAGGGGAGGTGCCATTTCATTGCGATGTGTGTGGTAAGTGTTTCACACAATCGTGGAATTTTAAGAGACATGCTCGCATTCACGCAATAGataggccattcaaatgcgaggcgTGTAGAGTGAGTTTCTCACAATTGGGACACTTAAAGATCCATCTACGCATTCACAGGGACAGAAGGTCATTCAAATGCAagatttgtggaaagtgtttctgtgATTCGACAAATTTCAACAAACATTCCctgactcactcatttaaatgcgatgtgtgtggaaagaGTTTTTTACAATTGGGACACTTAAAGGACCATGTACGCATTCACAcaggcgaaaagccattcaaatgtgagGTCTGTGCAAAGGGTTTCTCACAAATGGTACATTTAAAGAAACATTTACGAATACACACTGGAGAAAGGCCATTTaaatgcgaggtgtgtggaaagtgttttgcAGATTCGGGAAATTTAAACAAACACCTTCGCATTCACTCAGGCGTTAGGCCATTCAAATGTgtggtgtgtggaaagtgtttctcagattCGGGAAATTTAAACAAACATGCTCAGTTTCACACTGGCgtaaaaccattcaaatgcaatgTGTGTGGAAAGAGTTTCTCACAATTAGGGCACTTGAAGTACCATCTACGTGTTCACACAGGCGTaagaccattcaaatgcgatatgTGTGGAAAACTTTTCTCCCAATTGGGGCACTTAAGGTACCATATGCGCATTCACACAAACGAAagaccattcaaatgcgaagATTGTGGAAAGGGTTTCTCACATTTGGCAACTTTCAATAAACATGTTCCGATTCACACAGACGTAAGACCATTCAATTGCGATGTGTGTGGTAAGGGTTTCTTACATTTGGGACACTTAAACCTACATATAAGGATTCACACTCACGAAAAGCCACTTAAATGCAAGGAGTGTGGAAAGAGCTTCTTAGAATTGACACGCTTAAAGGACCACCTGCGCATTCACAATAGCGAAAGGCCATTGAAATGCAAGGTGTGTG acgtgggcatcagtagtacatgtcgaacGGAGTCGAACACAAGGacatga
- the LOC138693151 gene encoding zinc finger protein 708-like isoform X1, which produces MDVIKIEPDADTLGLQPHVDTYEIGENNTLSEEVTGMKTECVDHSCDLTSQIKVEDTAVAISFPVVKSEVDEDLFDVDRVQQEVEVSSKEDEVLTNSILDIVEKRVPQEHAGIDREEDKLTQYGNSKPDSSDINDINRNTIKCNKCNEVFVTPESMKVHFHIHTIKKSFKCEVCGKRFSKLRDKRKHALLHRGEVPFHCDVCGKCFTQSWNFKRHARIHAIDRPFKCEACRVSFSQLGHLKIHLRIHRDRRSFKCKICGKCFCDSTNFNKHSLTHSFKCDVCGKSFLQLGHLKDHVRIHTGEKPFKCEVCAKGFSQMVHLKKHLRIHTGERPFKCEVCGKCFADSGNLNKHLRIHSGVRPFKCVVCGKCFSDSGNLNKHAQFHTGVKPFKCNVCGKSFSQLGHLKYHLRVHTGVRPFKCDMCGKLFSQLGHLRYHMRIHTNERPFKCEDCGKGFSHLATFNKHVPIHTDVRPFNCDVCGKGFLHLGHLNLHIRIHTHEKPLKCKECGKSFLELTRLKDHLRIHNSERPLKCKVCGKCFSYSQSFNKHVRIHRDVRSLK; this is translated from the exons GAAGTGACAGGCATGAAGACAGAATGCGTGGACCACAGCTGTGATCTCACATCACAGATAAAAGTCGAAGACACTGCAGTGGCTATCAGCTTTCCTGTGGTGAAgtctgaagttgat GAAGATTTGTTCGATGTGGACAGAGTTCAGCAGGAAGTGGAAGTATCTTCAAAAGAGGATGAAGTGTTGACTAACAG CATTTTGGATATTGTTGAGAAGAGAGTGCCACAAGAACATGCCGGCATCGATCGTGAAGAAGACAAATTGACGCAGTACGGTAACAGCAAACCAGACTCTTCAGACATTAACGACATAAACCGTAATACTATCAAGTGTAATAAATGCAACGAGGTTTTTGTAACCCCAGAATCTATGaaagttcactttcacatacaCACAATAAAAAAGTCGTTCAAATGTGAAGTCTGTGGGAAGCGTTTCTCGAAATTGAGGGACAAAAGGAAACATGCACTCCTGCACAGAGGGGAGGTGCCATTTCATTGCGATGTGTGTGGTAAGTGTTTCACACAATCGTGGAATTTTAAGAGACATGCTCGCATTCACGCAATAGataggccattcaaatgcgaggcgTGTAGAGTGAGTTTCTCACAATTGGGACACTTAAAGATCCATCTACGCATTCACAGGGACAGAAGGTCATTCAAATGCAagatttgtggaaagtgtttctgtgATTCGACAAATTTCAACAAACATTCCctgactcactcatttaaatgcgatgtgtgtggaaagaGTTTTTTACAATTGGGACACTTAAAGGACCATGTACGCATTCACAcaggcgaaaagccattcaaatgtgagGTCTGTGCAAAGGGTTTCTCACAAATGGTACATTTAAAGAAACATTTACGAATACACACTGGAGAAAGGCCATTTaaatgcgaggtgtgtggaaagtgttttgcAGATTCGGGAAATTTAAACAAACACCTTCGCATTCACTCAGGCGTTAGGCCATTCAAATGTgtggtgtgtggaaagtgtttctcagattCGGGAAATTTAAACAAACATGCTCAGTTTCACACTGGCgtaaaaccattcaaatgcaatgTGTGTGGAAAGAGTTTCTCACAATTAGGGCACTTGAAGTACCATCTACGTGTTCACACAGGCGTaagaccattcaaatgcgatatgTGTGGAAAACTTTTCTCCCAATTGGGGCACTTAAGGTACCATATGCGCATTCACACAAACGAAagaccattcaaatgcgaagATTGTGGAAAGGGTTTCTCACATTTGGCAACTTTCAATAAACATGTTCCGATTCACACAGACGTAAGACCATTCAATTGCGATGTGTGTGGTAAGGGTTTCTTACATTTGGGACACTTAAACCTACATATAAGGATTCACACTCACGAAAAGCCACTTAAATGCAAGGAGTGTGGAAAGAGCTTCTTAGAATTGACACGCTTAAAGGACCACCTGCGCATTCACAATAGCGAAAGGCCATTGAAATGCAAGGTGTGTGGTAAGTGCTTCTCATATTCGCAAAGTTTTAACAAACATGTTCGGATTCACAGAGACGTAAGGTCATTGAAATGA